A window of the Nitrosococcus wardiae genome harbors these coding sequences:
- a CDS encoding efflux RND transporter permease subunit, with protein sequence MDYASSSPQGGLIGLFTRHRVAANLLMLTMIVSGMWALSQLNRQFFPNFALDVINVSVVWRGASAEDVSRSITERLEEELRTLDGLKKLTSTSAYGLSTLTLEYHKGTDMGVALDKVKEQIGQIRDLPLDSESPESSLVSRYENIARVLVTGPEDPRELRQLVHNFERDLLNRGIAKIAIVGLPQQEIAIQIPVAHLHELEMSLGQVAERVANISRDLPAGTIGRDDVARQLRSLEQRRDSLAFADIPLKAEADGRLIRLGDVATIERRPRDGETRLLYQGKPAVELQLQRAETGDSLQGAEILAQWLKEVRPTLPTGIELHLFNQSWELIKERIGLLLKNGGGGLILVIGILFLFLNGRVAGWVAIGIPVSFLATLAVLWAAGGSINMISLFALIMALGIIVDDAIVVGEDALTQHQQGLPPLPAAEEGARRMLLPVLASSLTTIAAFLPLMLIGDVTGNILFDIPMVVICVILASLIESFLVLPGHLRHSFERMKEHREGKVRRLLNQAFEHFRERLFRPLALLAVRHRWSTISAALGLLLIALGLLLGGRINFTFFPSPEGIVIFANTSFVAGTPPQRVAAFITELEQALYETEAAFGQDLIVASTVKLGSTTTAGGRATRNGDRFGLVAVELISPDRREVRNQEFIRAWKGRIELPPGIESFTLTEQQTGPPGQDLDIALVGKDEMTLKSAAVELADALRKTPGVSAVEDDLPYGQEQLVYRLTAEGESLGLTVEDVGRQLRSAYEGRLVQIFQEGGDEIEVRVTLPDDERHSLASLTHLAIQLPNGSTAPLDTVVDLSSRRGFDVLRHTQGKLAVHVSGTVDRTINNSNRILADLERGLLPELRARYGIQTGFEGRAEEQRDTLGDMQRGVLLALALIYLILAGVFSSYGWPLVVMAAIPLGLVGAILGHYVMGIDLTILSLFGFFGLSGIVVNDSIILVTFYKQLREQGQPYNEALVEAACQRLRAVLLTSLTTIGGLTPLLFERSLQAQFLIPMAVSISFGLMFATVLVLLVVPALLSIYESSLARLKPTPKAATPRKAAPEIGLDSISSREYTAINTYELEQRKQGKMRKISAENAGSRQQ encoded by the coding sequence GTGGATTACGCATCATCATCACCCCAAGGGGGGCTAATCGGCCTGTTTACCCGACATCGAGTGGCCGCCAATCTGCTTATGCTGACCATGATAGTCTCGGGGATGTGGGCCCTCTCTCAGCTCAACCGTCAATTTTTCCCCAATTTTGCCCTGGATGTTATCAATGTCAGTGTAGTCTGGCGCGGAGCCAGCGCTGAGGACGTCTCCCGCTCTATTACCGAGCGTCTGGAGGAAGAACTGCGCACCCTAGATGGACTCAAAAAACTCACCTCAACCTCGGCCTATGGCTTATCGACTCTGACTCTGGAATACCATAAAGGCACCGACATGGGGGTGGCCCTTGACAAGGTCAAAGAACAAATCGGTCAGATTCGCGACTTACCCTTGGACTCGGAATCCCCCGAGAGCAGCCTGGTATCACGCTATGAAAATATCGCCCGGGTTCTGGTCACTGGCCCTGAGGACCCCCGGGAACTGCGGCAGCTGGTACACAATTTTGAAAGGGATTTACTCAATCGGGGCATTGCTAAAATCGCTATCGTAGGGCTGCCTCAACAGGAAATCGCCATCCAAATACCGGTAGCACACCTGCATGAGTTGGAAATGTCCCTCGGCCAAGTGGCTGAGCGAGTCGCGAATATCAGCCGGGATCTCCCTGCAGGGACCATTGGCCGCGACGACGTGGCTCGTCAGCTACGTAGTCTGGAGCAGCGACGCGATAGTTTGGCGTTTGCCGACATCCCGTTAAAGGCGGAGGCCGACGGCCGCCTGATTCGCTTAGGGGATGTGGCCACCATTGAGCGCCGTCCTCGGGATGGGGAAACCCGACTTCTTTACCAAGGGAAACCGGCCGTCGAGTTGCAGCTGCAACGTGCCGAAACCGGGGATTCACTCCAAGGCGCGGAAATTTTAGCCCAATGGTTAAAAGAAGTGCGCCCCACCTTACCAACAGGTATTGAACTGCATCTCTTCAATCAATCCTGGGAGCTGATTAAGGAGCGCATTGGGCTTTTGCTCAAAAATGGGGGGGGCGGCTTAATCCTGGTCATTGGAATCCTCTTTCTATTTCTCAATGGTCGGGTTGCAGGATGGGTAGCCATTGGGATTCCCGTGTCTTTCTTAGCAACCCTGGCGGTCCTGTGGGCTGCAGGGGGCAGCATCAACATGATCAGCCTATTTGCATTGATTATGGCCCTCGGGATCATTGTTGACGATGCTATCGTCGTGGGCGAAGACGCCCTCACCCAGCATCAACAGGGATTGCCGCCATTGCCAGCGGCTGAGGAGGGGGCCCGCCGCATGCTCCTACCGGTTTTGGCATCCTCTTTAACCACCATCGCGGCATTTCTCCCCTTGATGCTGATAGGCGATGTGACCGGCAATATCCTATTTGATATTCCCATGGTGGTGATCTGCGTCATTCTCGCCTCCCTGATTGAAAGCTTTCTGGTGTTACCAGGTCACCTGCGGCATAGCTTTGAAAGGATGAAAGAACATCGGGAAGGCAAAGTCCGGCGCTTATTAAACCAAGCTTTTGAACACTTCCGAGAGCGCCTTTTCCGACCCTTGGCCCTGCTCGCGGTTAGACATCGGTGGAGCACCATAAGCGCAGCTTTAGGGTTGTTGCTGATAGCCCTGGGCCTGCTTCTGGGGGGGCGCATTAACTTCACCTTCTTTCCTTCACCCGAGGGCATTGTCATCTTTGCCAATACGAGCTTTGTGGCCGGCACCCCTCCCCAAAGAGTCGCCGCTTTCATCACCGAGTTGGAACAGGCCCTTTATGAGACCGAAGCGGCTTTTGGCCAAGATTTAATTGTGGCCTCCACTGTAAAACTTGGCTCAACCACCACTGCCGGAGGCCGCGCCACCCGCAATGGAGATCGCTTCGGCTTAGTTGCTGTGGAACTGATCTCCCCTGATCGGCGCGAGGTCCGGAATCAAGAATTTATCCGAGCCTGGAAAGGGCGGATTGAGCTGCCCCCCGGAATCGAAAGCTTTACCTTGACTGAGCAGCAGACGGGACCTCCGGGTCAAGACTTAGATATTGCCCTGGTAGGGAAAGATGAAATGACCTTGAAATCGGCGGCGGTGGAGCTGGCGGATGCACTCAGGAAAACTCCTGGGGTCTCCGCCGTGGAGGATGATCTGCCCTACGGCCAAGAGCAACTCGTTTACCGCTTGACAGCGGAAGGAGAATCCCTGGGACTCACGGTGGAAGATGTGGGCAGACAGCTTCGGTCCGCTTACGAGGGCCGATTGGTTCAGATATTCCAGGAGGGGGGAGATGAGATTGAAGTGCGGGTCACCTTACCCGACGATGAACGCCATAGCCTGGCCAGCCTCACCCATCTGGCTATTCAGCTTCCCAACGGCAGCACGGCGCCCCTCGATACCGTGGTCGATTTAAGCTCGCGGCGGGGGTTTGATGTCCTACGCCATACCCAGGGTAAGCTGGCGGTCCATGTCTCCGGTACTGTAGACCGGACCATCAACAACAGCAATCGAATTCTGGCCGATCTAGAACGTGGCCTATTGCCCGAGCTACGGGCGCGCTATGGAATCCAAACCGGGTTCGAAGGCCGGGCCGAGGAACAGCGGGATACCCTCGGCGACATGCAGCGCGGTGTGCTGTTGGCACTGGCCCTGATTTATTTAATCCTGGCCGGGGTATTTTCTTCCTATGGCTGGCCTCTGGTGGTTATGGCCGCCATTCCCCTGGGCCTGGTCGGGGCAATCCTCGGGCATTATGTCATGGGCATTGATCTCACCATTTTGTCTTTGTTTGGTTTCTTTGGTCTCTCGGGTATCGTGGTGAACGATTCCATTATTTTGGTCACCTTCTACAAACAGCTTCGAGAGCAAGGCCAACCTTATAATGAGGCCTTGGTTGAAGCGGCCTGCCAACGCCTTCGGGCGGTGCTGTTGACCTCTCTGACCACCATTGGCGGTTTGACCCCCTTGCTCTTTGAACGATCTTTACAAGCCCAATTTTTGATCCCCATGGCGGTCTCCATTTCCTTCGGTTTGATGTTCGCCACCGTGCTGGTGCTCCTAGTCGTTCCCGCCCTGCTCTCCATCTATGAAAGTAGCCTCGCCCGGCTCAAACCGACCCCGAAAGCGGCCACCCCCCGCAAGGCAGCACCAGAAATAGGCCTAGATTCGATTTCTAGCCGCGAATACACGGCCATCAACACTTACGAACTGGAGCAGCGCAAACAGGGAAAAATGCGTAAAATATCAGCAGAGAATGCCGGCTCAAGACAGCAGTAG
- a CDS encoding efflux RND transporter periplasmic adaptor subunit has protein sequence MPARSKVVKIALPIIILLASLGIFAGLLQSKPTKPAADQEETIWRVAVTQVNPSQKRPTLPLYGRIETPRSSKLRAAITADVQEVKVKEGDFVNGGQLLVQLDKREVKLELAQRQADLEEIQALIASEKVRHRRDLKALEHEKALLELSRRAVERAKTLEQRKLTPRSALDEAQQAEERQALELNTRLLAVDDHQARLAQLEARQLRAQALLAQAKLDLERTQILSPYTGRIASVAIATGDRVQAGNDLLEIYDTDALEVRAQVPSGYVAQIRKALAQNEQLQATGTVNGTPLTFLLDRLAGRVEKGSGGVDALLKLEEPGHTLPLGNFVELQLQLPPVENVVALPFEAIYGLDRVYKLVEGRMRAVAVERIGEYQNQEGQIRVLVKSPQLHQDDRVITTQLPNAMEGLRVETVAG, from the coding sequence ATGCCGGCCAGAAGCAAAGTCGTGAAAATAGCCTTACCCATTATTATCTTGCTTGCCTCCTTAGGCATATTTGCCGGCTTGCTTCAGAGCAAGCCAACCAAGCCTGCAGCAGATCAGGAAGAAACCATATGGCGGGTGGCGGTGACGCAAGTCAATCCCAGCCAAAAACGGCCGACCCTCCCCCTCTATGGGCGTATTGAAACCCCCCGCTCGAGTAAGCTACGGGCCGCCATCACGGCGGATGTGCAGGAAGTCAAAGTAAAAGAAGGGGATTTCGTCAATGGCGGCCAATTGTTAGTCCAGCTCGATAAGCGAGAAGTAAAACTAGAATTAGCCCAGCGCCAAGCTGATCTAGAAGAAATTCAAGCGCTTATCGCCAGCGAGAAAGTCCGTCATCGGCGTGACTTGAAAGCCTTGGAACATGAGAAGGCATTATTGGAATTAAGTCGCCGGGCGGTGGAACGGGCCAAGACCCTCGAGCAACGGAAGCTCACTCCCCGGTCGGCACTGGATGAAGCCCAACAAGCGGAGGAGCGACAAGCGCTGGAACTCAACACCCGCTTACTTGCCGTTGATGATCATCAGGCCCGGCTGGCCCAACTGGAAGCCCGGCAACTGCGGGCCCAGGCACTGCTGGCCCAGGCCAAACTAGATCTGGAGCGAACTCAAATTCTATCCCCTTACACAGGCCGGATCGCCTCGGTTGCCATTGCGACCGGGGATCGGGTGCAAGCGGGCAATGACCTGCTTGAAATTTACGATACCGATGCTCTAGAAGTCCGGGCCCAAGTTCCCTCCGGCTATGTGGCCCAGATCCGCAAAGCATTGGCCCAAAATGAGCAATTGCAGGCAACCGGTACAGTGAATGGAACCCCCTTGACCTTCCTGCTCGACCGCTTAGCGGGACGGGTCGAAAAAGGCAGCGGCGGCGTTGATGCGCTGCTGAAGTTAGAAGAACCAGGGCACACCCTACCCCTGGGTAATTTCGTGGAACTCCAGTTGCAATTACCGCCGGTGGAGAATGTGGTGGCCTTGCCCTTTGAAGCCATCTACGGCCTGGATCGGGTTTATAAGCTGGTGGAGGGCCGGATGCGGGCCGTGGCAGTAGAGCGAATCGGTGAGTATCAGAACCAGGAAGGTCAAATCCGGGTGCTGGTCAAAAGTCCCCAGTTACACCAGGATGATCGGGTGATCACCACCCAGCTCCCCAATGCCATGGAGGGGTTACGGGTTGAGACGGTAGCAGGCTAA
- the aroC gene encoding chorismate synthase produces MSGNTLGKLFTVTSFGESHGPALGCIVDGCPPGLALCEADIQTDLDRRRPGKTRHTTQRREPDQVRILSGVFEGKTTGTPIGLIIENVDQRSRDYDKIKEQIRPGHADYTYLQKYGLRDYRGGGRSSARETAMRVAAGAIAKKYLAQRYGIGIRGYLAQLGPIRIERLDWDTVEQNPFFCPDPDKVPELEAYMDALRKEGNSIGARITITATGVPPGLGEPVFDRLDADLAHALMSINAVKGVEIGAGFAAITQKGTEHRDPITPAGFLSNHAGGVLGGISTGQDILASIALKPTSSLRLPERTVNTRGEPVEVITTGRHDPCVGIRATPIAEAMVALILMDHLLRHRAQNMDVKPELSPVPPHPGGTG; encoded by the coding sequence ATGTCTGGCAATACCCTTGGTAAACTTTTTACAGTCACCTCCTTTGGCGAAAGCCACGGGCCAGCGTTGGGCTGCATCGTGGATGGCTGCCCACCGGGCCTGGCCTTATGCGAGGCGGACATTCAAACCGACCTGGACCGGCGCCGACCTGGCAAAACCCGCCATACCACCCAGCGCCGGGAACCGGATCAGGTCCGGATCCTCTCGGGGGTGTTTGAAGGAAAAACCACCGGCACTCCCATCGGCCTGATCATTGAAAATGTCGATCAACGCTCCCGGGATTACGACAAAATCAAGGAGCAGATCCGGCCCGGCCACGCGGACTATACCTACTTGCAAAAATATGGCCTGCGGGACTACCGGGGAGGTGGCCGCTCTTCGGCCCGGGAGACGGCCATGCGGGTGGCCGCAGGGGCCATTGCCAAGAAATATCTGGCACAGCGGTATGGGATAGGAATTCGAGGCTATCTGGCCCAGCTCGGGCCGATTCGAATTGAGCGATTAGACTGGGACACCGTGGAACAAAATCCCTTTTTCTGCCCAGACCCGGACAAAGTCCCTGAACTCGAGGCCTATATGGATGCCCTCCGCAAAGAAGGCAACTCCATTGGGGCCCGAATTACCATCACCGCTACTGGGGTCCCCCCCGGCCTGGGCGAGCCCGTCTTCGATCGCCTTGATGCCGATCTAGCCCATGCCCTCATGAGCATTAACGCCGTTAAGGGCGTTGAAATCGGGGCCGGCTTCGCAGCGATCACCCAAAAGGGCACCGAGCACCGGGACCCGATTACCCCTGCAGGCTTTCTCAGTAATCATGCTGGCGGTGTCCTGGGGGGAATTTCCACCGGGCAGGATATTCTCGCCAGCATTGCCTTAAAGCCGACCTCCAGCCTTCGCCTACCGGAGCGCACCGTTAACACCCGTGGCGAACCGGTGGAAGTCATCACCACCGGCCGCCATGACCCTTGCGTGGGTATCCGCGCCACCCCGATTGCGGAAGCCATGGTCGCCCTGATCCTGATGGATCACCTGTTGCGCCATCGGGCCCAAAACATGGATGTTAAGCCGGAATTATCCCCCGTCCCTCCCCACCCTGGTGGCACCGGCTGA
- a CDS encoding M48 family metalloprotease: MRRISMSRLVIAAIIALISFISYFSLSDHNPITGEKQRVALSTKEEIALGLHAAPKMLQQHHGLLPNQQAQAHIDRVGSQLIAALNHSLEKTGNKNPYPFEFHLLADKQIINAFALPGGQVFITAALYNRLTTEGQLAGVLGHEIGHVLARHGAQRLAKQHLTQGLAGAAGVAGGDIQTARMAQAVAQLVHMKYGRADELESDMWGVRLTAQAGYDPRSMLDVMRILEQASGGQSPPEFLSTHPKPTNRVAYIQQVINEVFPNGVPEGLSP; this comes from the coding sequence ATGAGGCGTATCAGTATGAGTCGCCTAGTGATCGCAGCCATTATCGCCTTGATCTCTTTCATTAGTTACTTTTCGCTGTCCGATCACAATCCCATTACTGGCGAAAAGCAGCGCGTAGCACTCAGCACCAAAGAAGAAATTGCCCTTGGTCTGCATGCCGCACCCAAAATGCTACAACAGCATCATGGCCTGCTACCTAATCAGCAGGCGCAAGCCCATATAGACCGTGTGGGATCTCAGTTAATCGCTGCGCTGAATCACTCTCTGGAAAAAACGGGTAATAAGAATCCCTATCCCTTCGAATTCCATTTGCTAGCAGATAAGCAAATTATAAATGCATTTGCACTTCCCGGTGGACAGGTGTTTATAACAGCTGCATTATACAATCGGCTGACTACTGAAGGTCAGCTTGCAGGCGTATTAGGTCATGAAATCGGTCACGTTCTCGCCCGGCATGGAGCACAGCGACTCGCTAAGCAGCACCTGACACAAGGATTGGCCGGCGCTGCCGGCGTCGCGGGCGGTGATATTCAAACCGCACGAATGGCCCAGGCTGTCGCACAGCTAGTTCATATGAAATACGGTCGCGCAGACGAATTAGAATCGGACATGTGGGGTGTAAGACTGACTGCCCAGGCCGGTTACGATCCTCGCAGCATGCTCGATGTGATGCGAATTCTCGAGCAAGCCTCTGGGGGGCAAAGCCCGCCAGAGTTCCTCAGCACTCATCCCAAGCCTACTAATCGGGTCGCCTATATCCAACAAGTCATCAATGAGGTGTTCCCTAACGGTGTACCAGAAGGCTTGAGCCCATAA
- a CDS encoding sulfotransferase → MFFLFLQSFKIYLAIAWGTFAPGEKGLSWRRALVMVAFLPVFGLVQGLHWLGFLFDEIFFRGYRKVSVFQPLLVLGPPRSGTTLLHRVLAQDSQFTTFATWECLFAPSVTQRLFWSLGWQFAYGLSGCPYPLLYAGPPGPWRRSLLNSLPSVPVSSCSTAPMVARLYPNE, encoded by the coding sequence GTGTTTTTTCTTTTCCTACAAAGCTTCAAGATTTACCTGGCGATAGCTTGGGGCACCTTTGCCCCAGGAGAAAAGGGTTTATCCTGGCGGCGGGCCCTGGTGATGGTGGCATTCCTCCCTGTTTTTGGCCTCGTGCAGGGGCTGCACTGGCTGGGCTTCTTGTTCGACGAAATCTTTTTCCGGGGTTACCGAAAGGTGTCCGTGTTCCAGCCCCTGTTGGTGCTGGGACCACCGCGCAGTGGCACCACTCTACTGCATCGGGTTCTCGCCCAGGATTCCCAATTCACCACCTTTGCCACCTGGGAATGCCTATTTGCCCCTTCGGTGACTCAGCGCCTCTTTTGGTCCTTGGGTTGGCAGTTTGCTTACGGCCTTTCCGGATGCCCGTATCCTCTGCTGTATGCGGGACCCCCTGGCCCCTGGAGACGGTCCCTTCTCAACTCTCTTCCATCCGTTCCGGTATCTAGTTGTTCGACAGCACCTATGGTAGCGCGGCTCTACCCCAACGAATGA
- a CDS encoding glycosyltransferase family 1 protein encodes MLMASASPAIQTPHFVEQQRTLRVVIFSDAAPERNGVGAYYHDLIAHLEDQIEHGEFICPNSSTHGWRGRLRFPLPGDATQEITLPPVSHIVRHVIQFKPHAILDPMDSSG; translated from the coding sequence ATGTTAATGGCATCCGCATCCCCCGCTATTCAAACCCCCCACTTTGTTGAGCAGCAGCGGACTCTACGGGTGGTGATTTTTTCCGATGCGGCGCCAGAGCGTAATGGGGTAGGGGCATACTATCACGATTTAATTGCCCATCTTGAGGACCAGATAGAACATGGGGAGTTCATTTGCCCGAATTCGTCTACCCACGGCTGGCGGGGACGGTTGCGTTTTCCCCTGCCAGGTGATGCCACCCAAGAGATCACCCTACCACCCGTCAGTCATATCGTGCGGCACGTCATCCAGTTTAAGCCCCATGCTATCCTGGACCCTATGGACTCCTCGGGTTAG
- a CDS encoding metalloregulator ArsR/SmtB family transcription factor, whose translation MEIAIFRLMNIEPVSLFAALGHGTRLRCLLLLLSHEELCVCEMTYALGVVQPHISRHLAQLRELGLVVDRRAGLWIYYRVNPALPDWVFRVLWETVQGASHQEPFTSDRTALAAMPNRPGATHCA comes from the coding sequence ATGGAAATAGCTATATTCCGTTTAATGAATATAGAGCCGGTGAGTTTATTTGCCGCTTTGGGTCACGGCACACGCCTGCGGTGCTTGCTTTTATTGCTTAGCCACGAAGAGCTCTGCGTCTGCGAAATGACCTACGCCCTGGGGGTAGTGCAACCCCATATTTCACGCCATTTAGCCCAACTGCGCGAGCTTGGTTTGGTGGTCGATCGGCGGGCGGGGCTTTGGATCTACTATCGGGTGAACCCAGCTTTGCCCGATTGGGTTTTCAGGGTACTTTGGGAGACAGTCCAGGGGGCGAGCCACCAGGAACCCTTTACTAGCGATAGAACGGCACTAGCGGCCATGCCCAACCGACCAGGTGCGACCCATTGCGCTTAA
- a CDS encoding arsenate reductase ArsC, translating into MADQVFNVLFLCTGNSARSIIGECLINQWGQGKFRGYSAGSHPKGEVHPLALAVLRRQNYSTESLRSKSWDEFAQSGAPAMDFVFTVCDNAADEQCPTWPGQPITAHWGIPDPAAAEGDEVERMMAFRQTFRELENRIKIFINLPFGSLDTLKLQKKLEEIGQTELGE; encoded by the coding sequence ATGGCCGATCAAGTTTTTAATGTACTCTTCCTGTGCACAGGTAACTCAGCGCGCAGTATTATCGGAGAATGCCTCATCAACCAGTGGGGCCAGGGAAAATTTAGAGGATACAGTGCCGGCAGCCATCCTAAGGGGGAGGTCCATCCGCTGGCTCTTGCAGTGCTGCGCCGTCAAAATTATTCCACGGAGTCGTTGCGCAGCAAGAGCTGGGATGAGTTTGCACAATCTGGCGCCCCGGCGATGGATTTTGTCTTTACTGTTTGCGACAACGCCGCTGATGAACAATGCCCCACTTGGCCGGGGCAGCCTATTACCGCCCATTGGGGGATTCCCGATCCAGCGGCAGCGGAGGGCGATGAGGTGGAGCGGATGATGGCCTTCCGGCAGACTTTCAGGGAGCTGGAGAACCGGATCAAAATTTTTATCAATTTGCCCTTTGGTTCCTTGGATACATTGAAATTACAAAAGAAATTAGAGGAAATCGGGCAAACTGAACTGGGAGAGTAG
- the trhA gene encoding PAQR family membrane homeostasis protein TrhA, with product MQKGERFNSISHLVGAVAATIGSVVLVVLAARQSDPWKIVSFSIYGVTLCALYIASTLYHSSLGKNRHIFRKLDHHTIYLLIAGTYTPFTLVTLRGPWGWSLLGIIWGLAVLGIVLDSLPHKGRRILPVVIYLLMGWLALIALDPLMQALPWTGFIWLLAGGLFYTIGIIFFALGKKLPYAHGVWHLFVLAGSLTHYFAILFYLV from the coding sequence ATGCAAAAAGGCGAGAGGTTTAACAGCATCAGCCATCTGGTGGGGGCAGTAGCCGCGACTATAGGTTCTGTGGTGTTGGTGGTGCTGGCAGCGCGCCAGAGTGATCCCTGGAAGATTGTAAGCTTCAGTATCTATGGCGTCACCTTATGTGCGCTGTACATCGCTTCCACGCTTTACCACAGTTCCCTGGGGAAGAATCGACACATCTTCCGCAAACTCGATCATCACACTATTTACCTATTGATCGCAGGGACCTACACTCCCTTCACTTTAGTCACGCTACGTGGCCCTTGGGGGTGGTCCCTGTTGGGTATCATCTGGGGCCTTGCTGTTCTTGGGATCGTGCTAGATTCTCTGCCCCATAAAGGGCGTAGAATACTCCCAGTCGTCATCTATCTTCTCATGGGTTGGCTTGCCCTCATCGCCTTAGATCCGCTAATGCAGGCTTTACCCTGGACGGGTTTTATTTGGCTCCTGGCGGGCGGGTTATTCTACACAATTGGCATTATTTTTTTCGCCTTGGGGAAGAAGCTACCCTATGCTCATGGCGTCTGGCATCTATTCGTACTGGCGGGTAGCCTTACTCACTACTTTGCTATATTGTTTTATCTAGTTTAG
- a CDS encoding NAD(P)/FAD-dependent oxidoreductase, with translation MTGWDVVIIGGGAAGLMCAIEAGKRQRRVLILEHSNRVGKKILMSGGGRCNFTNLHVTPDSFLSANPHFCKSALARYSPWDFIALVERHGIAYHEKELGQLFCDQSSKLIVKMLVAECQQAGVQIDIGCKITMVQQTATGFTLETSLGPIQTTALVVASGGLSIPKMGATGFGYELAKRFGHRIRATRPALVPLTLNQKTLAQYGDLSGIGLFVEASCHNRCFPGGMLFTHRGISGPAILQISSYWQPSDELRVNLLPGIEIPAWLADRQRNRPDAELRTVLAEKLPKRLAQRLCELAFDNLLLRQYPPQELQAIARQLQHWRFRPKGTEGYRTAEVTLGGVNTDELSSATMVSKKVPGLYFVGEVVDVTGHLGGFNFQWAWASGHAAGQAV, from the coding sequence ATGACTGGATGGGATGTGGTGATCATCGGCGGTGGCGCTGCTGGTTTGATGTGCGCCATTGAAGCGGGCAAGCGTCAACGACGGGTTTTAATCCTCGAACACAGCAATCGTGTAGGCAAGAAGATCCTCATGTCCGGCGGCGGACGCTGTAATTTCACCAACCTCCACGTCACGCCGGATAGCTTCCTCTCCGCCAATCCCCATTTTTGCAAATCCGCACTGGCCCGCTATAGCCCCTGGGATTTTATTGCCCTGGTAGAGCGCCACGGCATTGCCTACCACGAGAAGGAATTAGGGCAACTATTCTGTGATCAATCTTCAAAGCTGATCGTGAAAATGTTGGTGGCGGAGTGCCAACAAGCCGGCGTGCAAATTGACATAGGTTGCAAAATCACCATGGTGCAACAAACTGCCACAGGCTTTACATTAGAAACCAGCCTAGGTCCCATCCAGACAACAGCCTTGGTCGTGGCTAGCGGCGGTCTATCCATTCCCAAGATGGGTGCCACTGGCTTTGGTTATGAACTCGCCAAACGTTTTGGGCATCGTATCCGAGCCACTCGCCCGGCCTTGGTTCCGCTGACCTTAAACCAAAAGACTCTGGCACAGTATGGGGATTTAAGTGGTATTGGGTTATTCGTCGAGGCCAGTTGCCATAACCGGTGTTTTCCCGGTGGCATGTTGTTTACCCATCGGGGGATTAGCGGCCCGGCCATCTTGCAGATTTCCTCCTACTGGCAACCCTCTGATGAACTCCGGGTCAATTTATTACCGGGGATAGAGATCCCGGCATGGCTAGCCGATCGGCAACGCAATCGCCCCGATGCCGAACTGAGGACGGTGCTCGCCGAAAAGCTGCCCAAGCGGTTGGCCCAACGCCTCTGCGAACTGGCATTTGACAACCTGCTGCTGCGCCAATACCCTCCCCAGGAATTACAGGCAATCGCTAGACAGCTCCAGCATTGGCGCTTCCGCCCCAAAGGGACTGAGGGCTACCGCACTGCCGAGGTCACCCTGGGTGGCGTCAATACCGATGAACTTTCTTCGGCGACAATGGTCTCCAAAAAAGTGCCGGGTTTATACTTCGTTGGGGAAGTAGTGGATGTCACCGGCCATTTGGGTGGGTTTAATTTTCAATGGGCCTGGGCATCGGGGCATGCTGCCGGGCAAGCAGTCTAA
- a CDS encoding VOC family protein, with the protein MIQKLHHSAYRCRDSEETRSFYEDFLGLPLAGALEIKETKSGRKTHVLHTFYELDDGSYLAFFEAPDRPFEFKPQHDFDLHIALEVDTAALHEMFAKGKAEGIETRGVVDHGFVHSIYFRDPNGYVIELTAKTPAHDRMMDPATNGARAILDQWQVEKSQG; encoded by the coding sequence ATGATCCAAAAACTTCATCATAGCGCTTATCGCTGTCGCGACTCGGAAGAGACGCGGAGCTTCTATGAAGACTTCTTAGGCCTGCCCCTTGCCGGTGCGCTTGAGATCAAGGAGACTAAGAGCGGACGCAAGACCCATGTCTTGCATACTTTTTACGAACTTGATGATGGTTCCTATCTCGCCTTCTTCGAGGCACCGGACAGGCCCTTCGAGTTCAAGCCCCAGCATGACTTCGACCTTCACATTGCACTTGAGGTCGATACTGCCGCTTTGCACGAGATGTTCGCCAAGGGAAAGGCGGAGGGCATCGAGACCCGTGGTGTTGTGGACCATGGATTTGTTCATTCCATCTACTTTCGGGATCCCAATGGCTATGTGATCGAGCTAACAGCAAAGACGCCCGCGCATGATCGGATGATGGATCCGGCGACCAACGGAGCGCGTGCTATTCTCGACCAATGGCAAGTTGAAAAATCCCAGGGGTGA